A genomic stretch from Carassius auratus strain Wakin chromosome 35, ASM336829v1, whole genome shotgun sequence includes:
- the LOC113054011 gene encoding transmembrane protein 150C: MRKCSPWMFLPVMFSFFTAAGLWVVYFIAVEDEKITPLSSEYKRSESKSPPYISIAGNAPPASCVFSQVMNMAAFVGFILGVLRYLQLKPRVHKPWLNIGSLVALSLSCFGMTLVGNFQLSNDEELHNIGTSMTFGLGTLFCWVQSFMTLKVNLRNEGRRAGIPRFLLSGAVTSCMLLYFALMAQRLHMHAARAQWALVMFFLTYLGTFAIEFRHYHFEIVCSDDHDPPLSLSESFSEVSEYQSDQL, encoded by the exons ATGAGGAAGTGCAGCCCATGGATGTTTCTGCctgtaatgttttctttctttacaGCTGCTGGTCTCTGGGTTGT GTATTTCATTGCTGTGGAGGATGAGAAAATCACCCCACTCAGTTCAGAGTACAA GAGGTCAGAATCAAAATCTCCTCCATATATCAG TATTGCAGGCAATGCTCCACCTGCCAGCTGCGTGTTCAGTCAAGTCATGAACATGGCAGCCTTTGTAG GCTTTATTCTGGGAGTGCTGCGATATCTGCAGCTGAAGCCGAGGGTGCATAAACCCTGGCTCAACATCGGCAGTCTGGTGGCTTTGTCTCTGTCCTGCTTTGGTATGACTTTAGTTGGGAATTTCCag CTGTCCAATGACGAGGAGCTGCATAATATTGGCACGTCCATGACCTTTGGCCTAGGAACACTATTCTGCTGGGTCCAGTCTTTCATGACCCTAAAGGTCAACCTGAGGAATGAAGGCAGGCGAGCTGGAATCCCTCGCTTCCTGTTGTCCGGGGCGGTGACTTCCTGCATGTTGCTTT ATTTTGCTCTGATGGCTCAGCGGCTGCACATGCATGCGGCCCGCGCTCAGTGGGCTCTGGTCATGTTCTTCCTGACGTACCTGGGCACATTCGCCATTGAGTTTCGCCACTACCATTTCGAGATCGTCTGCAGCGACGACCACGACCCTCCACTCAGCCTCTCCGAAAGCTTCTCCGAGGTCTCCGAGTACCAGTCTGACCAGCTCTAG